The Urbifossiella limnaea genome has a window encoding:
- a CDS encoding M1 family metallopeptidase, with protein MRLSDVTSRLVPAFLATAVLNGTVAHAAELPAQLPRYEVAVRLDTVAHTAGVRQRVTWTNTTKRAVADLAFNFYPHYTIPPGDERLFANTLEMLRVPPSQGLDRKGHPGRFTDAVLVAQSGRQVVAPVALRFEYDVANRTTLRVPLPHPVAPGETVTVELGIGLQLPNKQGRWGHWQGVTFLTNALPLLAYCDDTGWRPMPFVPWHQPWFNEAGVFTARITLPADETLVCPAVAKAETVADGWRTVEFRPFVGRDFSFLASKRYREFRATTQLPDGRTLPLRCFAFAEHEWYANEILKTVAEAIPVFSDWLGPFPHEQFTLAESYFGWNGNECAGLVMVDERVMAMPRLMRGYVEYLLAHETCHQWWYNLVGTNGYTEPFMDEGAAVHFTHRYVDFKRGKNNAFAEWPAGLDWMPNIRRDNYRYSSQQTAIRNGHMQPAAQPLAEYGHLSRLFTGAYDRGSKVFGMIEDRLGEAAFLDFTRGLVAKYRWRVLQAADLRAELEAYTGRDWGEFFDRWVYGRGLTDWAVESVSTVSSPGPRVGSSSDVTVVVRQSREFSEPTVVGFTLPGGRVVRVPLPAADAPMLLPDGAAVKPLGGNRWEISTRLPAEPTQVEVDPDRVLLDAEPGNNRWRPEYTVRVTPLYSMLDETDLTSDYDRWNITAGPWVWGVSYPDPWYTRSTMAGLRVGANRPNVARGGVYGAYRTDYRDLVAGADLTIPLEMAEIGFNYERRVGGPYGDTDGSGGPQRASAYYRWVLQQGSSLYLPPALYHEAYTVYSDNFLPYARTTSADAVRPDATWNVGWHLRGNLYAPYWNPESGGWVDVMVAGGQAQVPDWTGMAQGRVELAGVYSLPDEVGGLRLAGRAVGMMAFPDRGQFFALGGGTLYRGYDLAQRQGSALWVANAELRLPMIRHVEWDALDHTIGVRGLMAVAFYDVGDIGVGGRSVGGVAHALGAGLRADVAFFSFLERMSFRFDVAKTVNDATPFQFWFGVQQAF; from the coding sequence CGGGGTCCGGCAGCGCGTCACTTGGACGAACACCACCAAGCGGGCCGTCGCCGACCTGGCGTTCAACTTCTACCCGCACTACACGATCCCTCCGGGCGACGAGCGGCTGTTTGCGAACACGCTGGAGATGCTCCGCGTCCCGCCCTCGCAAGGGCTCGACCGTAAGGGCCACCCCGGCCGCTTCACCGATGCCGTGCTCGTCGCCCAGTCCGGGCGGCAGGTCGTCGCGCCGGTTGCTCTCCGCTTCGAGTACGACGTCGCGAACCGCACCACGCTTCGCGTCCCGCTCCCCCATCCGGTCGCCCCTGGGGAGACGGTAACAGTCGAGCTCGGCATCGGGTTGCAGCTCCCGAACAAGCAGGGCCGCTGGGGCCACTGGCAGGGTGTCACGTTCCTTACGAACGCGCTTCCGCTGCTGGCATACTGTGATGACACCGGCTGGCGTCCGATGCCGTTCGTGCCGTGGCACCAGCCGTGGTTCAACGAGGCCGGCGTTTTCACCGCCCGCATCACGCTCCCCGCCGACGAGACACTCGTCTGCCCCGCGGTGGCGAAGGCCGAGACCGTCGCGGACGGCTGGCGCACGGTCGAATTTCGCCCGTTCGTCGGCCGCGACTTCTCGTTCCTGGCCAGCAAGCGCTACCGCGAGTTCCGCGCGACGACGCAGCTGCCGGACGGCCGCACGCTGCCGCTGCGGTGCTTCGCGTTCGCCGAACACGAGTGGTACGCCAACGAAATCCTGAAGACCGTCGCCGAGGCGATACCGGTCTTCTCCGACTGGCTCGGCCCGTTCCCGCACGAGCAGTTCACACTGGCCGAGTCGTACTTCGGGTGGAACGGCAACGAGTGCGCCGGTCTGGTGATGGTGGACGAGCGGGTGATGGCGATGCCGCGGCTGATGCGCGGGTACGTCGAGTACCTACTCGCGCACGAGACGTGCCACCAGTGGTGGTACAACCTCGTCGGCACGAACGGGTACACCGAGCCCTTCATGGACGAGGGCGCGGCGGTCCACTTCACCCACCGCTACGTCGACTTCAAGCGCGGCAAGAACAACGCCTTCGCGGAGTGGCCCGCCGGCCTGGACTGGATGCCGAACATCCGTCGCGACAACTACCGGTACAGCTCGCAACAGACCGCAATCCGGAACGGGCACATGCAGCCGGCCGCGCAGCCGCTCGCCGAGTACGGCCACCTCAGCCGGTTGTTCACCGGGGCGTACGACCGCGGCTCGAAGGTGTTCGGCATGATCGAGGACCGGCTCGGCGAGGCCGCGTTCCTCGACTTCACCCGCGGGCTGGTGGCGAAGTACCGCTGGCGCGTGCTCCAGGCCGCCGACCTGCGCGCGGAACTGGAGGCGTACACCGGCCGCGACTGGGGCGAGTTCTTCGACCGCTGGGTCTACGGCCGCGGGCTCACCGACTGGGCCGTCGAGTCCGTGAGTACGGTTTCTTCACCGGGGCCGCGCGTCGGGTCGAGCAGCGACGTGACGGTCGTGGTGCGGCAGAGCCGCGAGTTCAGCGAGCCGACGGTGGTCGGCTTTACCCTCCCCGGCGGGCGTGTGGTACGGGTGCCTCTGCCGGCCGCGGACGCGCCGATGCTACTCCCCGACGGGGCGGCGGTGAAGCCGCTCGGCGGCAACCGGTGGGAAATCTCGACGCGCCTCCCGGCCGAGCCGACGCAGGTGGAGGTGGACCCGGACCGCGTGCTGCTCGACGCCGAGCCCGGTAACAACCGCTGGCGGCCGGAGTACACCGTCCGCGTGACGCCGCTGTACTCGATGCTCGACGAGACCGACCTGACCAGCGACTACGACCGCTGGAACATCACCGCGGGGCCGTGGGTGTGGGGCGTGTCGTACCCGGACCCGTGGTACACGCGCTCGACGATGGCCGGGCTGCGGGTGGGGGCGAACCGGCCGAACGTGGCCCGCGGCGGCGTCTACGGCGCGTACCGCACCGACTACCGCGACCTGGTCGCCGGCGCCGACCTGACGATCCCGCTGGAGATGGCCGAGATCGGCTTCAACTACGAGCGTCGCGTCGGCGGCCCGTACGGCGACACCGACGGCAGCGGCGGGCCGCAGCGGGCGTCGGCGTACTACCGGTGGGTGCTGCAACAGGGGTCGAGCCTGTACCTGCCGCCGGCGCTGTACCACGAGGCGTACACCGTGTACTCCGACAACTTCCTCCCATACGCCCGCACCACCTCGGCGGACGCCGTGCGGCCGGACGCGACGTGGAACGTCGGCTGGCACCTGCGCGGCAACCTGTACGCGCCGTACTGGAATCCCGAGTCCGGTGGCTGGGTGGACGTGATGGTCGCCGGCGGGCAGGCGCAGGTGCCTGACTGGACCGGCATGGCGCAGGGCCGGGTGGAGTTGGCCGGCGTCTACTCGCTGCCGGATGAGGTCGGCGGCCTGCGGCTGGCGGGACGGGCCGTCGGCATGATGGCGTTCCCGGACCGCGGCCAGTTCTTCGCCCTCGGCGGCGGCACACTGTACCGCGGCTATGACCTGGCCCAGCGGCAGGGGAGTGCGCTGTGGGTCGCCAACGCGGAGCTCCGACTCCCGATGATCCGACACGTGGAGTGGGACGCCCTCGACCACACCATCGGCGTCCGCGGACTGATGGCCGTGGCGTTCTACGACGTGGGCGACATCGGCGTCGGCGGTCGGAGCGTCGGCGGCGTGGCCCACGCGCTCGGCGCCGGCCTGCGCGCGGACGTGGCGTTTTTCAGTTTCCTGGAGCGCATGTCGTTCCGCTTCGACGTGGCGAAGACGGTCAACGACGCCACCCCGTTCCAGTTCTGGTTCGGCGTTCAACAAGCGTTCTGA